The following are from one region of the Stenotrophomonas lactitubi genome:
- a CDS encoding TonB-dependent receptor, whose amino-acid sequence MTKTLLAAALSLALAPTAWAQQAPSATDLDAVSVIGSGEARQVQRITRENLDILPPGTSLQKTLNLLPGVNAQSADALGTNEQSMTLSLRGFNATRLGYTLDGVPLGDGAYNNYNGLTINRALISENMAGAELAVGIGSLGTPSTSNLGGTISYTSDRPAQELGGRVVQTFGSDANRRTFVRVDSGEYNGFSGYVSGMNAVSDLWNDQTAYNKSTTKQFNAKGVWNFGSGQITGFVDTSRTSQADYFYLSKDEMSRGLGWDWGGYAPDWNKAVAKAYCNTASLNAKKCDNSGPDKDADGAFTAGQILRDDNLYYLAGDFFLADGFTLRALAYHHDDRGEGHNWNSGAWSNKGTAQEIPIIFRNTIYTIDRDGGTLSFDWELGAHRIEGGVWYERNTSSAERYQTAVDGPRDLSGMNTLPSDVGVFAQRTRWKTHQFFLKDTWRLLDDRLTLEFGAKSPHATSDAQALPGDAKTPISPSSNNQFATGSLKASKNFLPSVGANFRLSEHHEVFASYAENIAMFQGGFKLGPQAVSQATWNAQGNLKPEESRSLEAGYRFVTDTLQASVAAYSVRFDNRLLQYNPCDSRQAVGPTCGNRFYNVGGVDSRGAELTVLWTPNEHFSWYTSASLNRSTYASNYIQAGVEQQIKGKIQTDTPKQLLATEITWRDNGWFASLRGKYTGERFYTYTNDQGFGGFTVFDLAGGYDFGQVGFAKGMRLSLNVTNLGDKRYASNLDSSVFAPSDPSGKLYVFHASAPRQVFGTIDIRF is encoded by the coding sequence ATGACCAAGACCCTGTTGGCTGCTGCGTTGTCCCTTGCCCTTGCGCCAACCGCATGGGCGCAGCAGGCGCCGTCGGCCACCGACCTCGATGCCGTTTCAGTCATCGGCAGTGGCGAGGCGCGCCAGGTGCAGCGCATCACCCGCGAGAACCTGGACATCCTGCCGCCAGGCACCAGCCTGCAGAAAACGCTGAACCTGCTGCCCGGCGTCAACGCGCAGTCGGCCGATGCGCTGGGTACCAACGAACAGTCGATGACCCTCAGCCTGCGCGGCTTCAACGCCACCCGCCTGGGCTACACACTGGACGGCGTGCCGCTGGGCGATGGCGCGTACAACAACTACAACGGCCTGACCATCAACCGTGCGCTGATCAGCGAGAACATGGCAGGCGCCGAACTCGCGGTGGGCATCGGCAGCCTCGGCACGCCGTCCACCAGCAACCTCGGCGGCACCATTTCCTATACCTCCGACCGACCGGCGCAGGAACTGGGCGGCCGCGTGGTGCAGACCTTCGGCAGCGATGCCAACCGCCGCACCTTCGTGCGCGTGGACAGCGGCGAATACAACGGATTCTCCGGCTACGTGTCGGGCATGAACGCGGTCTCGGACCTGTGGAACGACCAGACCGCCTACAACAAGTCCACCACCAAACAGTTCAACGCCAAGGGCGTGTGGAACTTCGGCAGCGGCCAGATCACCGGCTTCGTCGACACCTCGCGCACCAGCCAGGCCGACTACTTCTACCTTTCGAAGGACGAGATGTCCCGCGGCCTGGGCTGGGACTGGGGCGGCTACGCACCGGACTGGAACAAGGCCGTGGCCAAGGCCTACTGCAACACCGCCAGCCTCAACGCGAAGAAGTGCGACAACAGCGGTCCTGACAAGGACGCCGACGGCGCCTTCACCGCCGGGCAGATCCTGCGCGATGACAACCTGTACTACCTGGCCGGCGACTTCTTCCTCGCCGACGGCTTCACCCTGCGGGCGCTGGCCTACCACCACGACGATCGCGGCGAAGGCCACAACTGGAACAGCGGCGCCTGGTCGAACAAGGGCACTGCGCAGGAAATCCCGATCATCTTCCGCAACACCATCTACACCATCGATCGCGATGGCGGCACGCTGTCGTTCGATTGGGAACTGGGTGCGCACCGCATCGAAGGTGGCGTCTGGTACGAACGCAACACCAGCAGCGCCGAACGCTACCAGACTGCGGTGGACGGACCACGTGACCTCAGCGGCATGAACACCCTGCCCTCGGATGTGGGTGTGTTCGCCCAGCGCACGCGTTGGAAAACCCACCAGTTCTTCCTGAAGGACACCTGGCGCCTGCTTGACGACCGTTTGACCCTGGAATTCGGCGCCAAGAGTCCGCATGCCACCTCCGACGCGCAGGCACTGCCCGGCGATGCGAAGACACCGATCTCGCCAAGCTCGAACAACCAGTTCGCCACCGGTTCGCTGAAGGCCAGCAAGAACTTCCTGCCCAGCGTTGGCGCCAACTTCCGCCTCAGCGAGCATCACGAAGTGTTCGCCAGCTACGCCGAGAACATCGCCATGTTCCAGGGCGGCTTCAAACTCGGCCCGCAGGCGGTCAGCCAGGCCACCTGGAACGCGCAGGGCAACCTGAAGCCGGAAGAATCACGTTCGCTGGAGGCGGGCTACCGCTTCGTCACCGACACGCTGCAGGCATCGGTTGCTGCCTACAGCGTGCGCTTCGACAACCGTCTGCTGCAGTACAACCCCTGCGACTCGCGGCAGGCGGTCGGACCGACCTGCGGCAACCGCTTCTACAACGTCGGCGGCGTCGACAGCCGCGGTGCCGAACTGACCGTGCTGTGGACACCGAACGAGCACTTCAGCTGGTACACCTCGGCATCGCTGAACCGCTCGACGTATGCCTCCAACTACATCCAGGCTGGCGTCGAGCAGCAGATCAAGGGCAAGATCCAGACCGACACGCCCAAGCAGCTGCTGGCCACCGAGATCACGTGGCGCGACAACGGCTGGTTCGCCAGTCTGCGCGGCAAGTACACCGGCGAGCGCTTCTACACCTATACCAACGACCAGGGCTTCGGCGGCTTCACCGTGTTCGACCTGGCCGGCGGCTACGATTTCGGCCAGGTCGGCTTCGCAAAGGGCATGCGCCTGTCGCTGAACGTCACCAACCTGGGCGACAAGCGCTACGCCAGCAACCTGGATTCGAGTGTGTTCGCACCCAGCGACCCGTCGGGCAAGCTGTATGTGTTCCATGCGTCGGCACCGCGCCAGGTGTTCGGTACCATCGACATCCGCTTCTGA
- a CDS encoding esterase-like activity of phytase family protein has translation MSATALLLAALSVSGYNAPHEARGMPPRAVDVGSFTYVDKGLVAAGRLPAGTVDFLGDTLGSFSSLAVQPGTWRRTARGYEGVLWTLPDRGRNDPEAGLFYDYAGRLERMKLRIDWPQGTSKGFGVVTMTPDKGLVLKDYNGHPFTGADPGDHTINQRGVVLPSPAVGPGAGKVALDAESLQFTADGHFYIGDEYTANVYYFDAQGQLQGVIVPPLAIRPQRDGKPAFGSLTPPQTGRRNNQGVEGMSLSPDGTRLVVALQSALIQDSAPGNAAGRINTRVLVYDVSTNPTPTQPVGHHVMILPAYAHDGKGKLDRTAAQSELRALDNERFLMLARDGNGLGKDGDDPIVYKSVLLVNVAQASNLVDTEYENGTASVLADPADAILKTGIVPANVKEVLNLLDRPQLARAGLDLDTGRGPHPGLLSEKWEAMDVLPALDPEHPNDVLLLIGNDNDFIARSCRMQGEHCDSAYDNDNRVLVYRLTLPQPLPVTPR, from the coding sequence ATGTCCGCTACTGCCCTGCTGTTGGCCGCGCTCTCGGTCAGCGGCTACAACGCCCCGCATGAAGCCCGCGGCATGCCACCACGCGCGGTGGACGTGGGCAGCTTCACCTACGTGGACAAGGGATTGGTCGCCGCCGGGCGATTGCCGGCCGGCACCGTGGACTTCCTCGGCGATACGCTGGGCTCGTTCTCGTCGTTGGCGGTGCAGCCGGGTACGTGGCGACGCACCGCGCGGGGTTACGAGGGGGTGCTGTGGACGCTGCCCGACCGCGGCCGCAACGATCCGGAGGCCGGCCTGTTCTACGACTATGCCGGCCGCCTGGAACGCATGAAGCTGCGCATCGATTGGCCGCAGGGGACGTCCAAGGGCTTCGGCGTGGTGACGATGACGCCCGACAAGGGCCTGGTGCTGAAGGACTACAACGGCCATCCCTTCACCGGTGCCGACCCCGGTGATCACACGATCAACCAACGTGGCGTGGTGCTGCCCTCGCCCGCCGTGGGCCCGGGGGCCGGCAAGGTCGCACTCGATGCCGAATCGCTGCAGTTCACTGCCGACGGCCACTTCTACATCGGCGACGAGTACACCGCCAACGTCTACTACTTCGATGCACAGGGCCAGCTGCAGGGAGTGATCGTGCCGCCGCTGGCGATCCGGCCACAACGTGATGGCAAGCCTGCCTTTGGATCGTTGACCCCACCGCAGACCGGGCGCCGCAACAACCAGGGCGTGGAAGGCATGAGCCTGTCGCCCGACGGCACACGGCTGGTTGTTGCCCTGCAGAGCGCCTTGATCCAGGACAGCGCGCCGGGCAATGCCGCTGGCCGCATCAATACCCGCGTGCTGGTCTACGACGTGTCCACCAACCCGACGCCGACGCAACCGGTCGGCCATCACGTGATGATCCTGCCCGCCTATGCCCATGACGGCAAGGGCAAGCTGGACCGTACTGCTGCACAGAGCGAGCTGCGTGCGTTGGACAACGAGCGTTTCCTGATGCTGGCGCGCGATGGCAATGGACTGGGCAAGGATGGCGACGACCCGATCGTCTATAAATCAGTGCTGCTGGTGAACGTGGCGCAGGCGTCCAATCTGGTGGATACGGAATATGAGAACGGCACGGCATCGGTGCTGGCCGACCCGGCTGATGCGATCTTGAAGACCGGTATCGTTCCCGCCAACGTCAAAGAGGTGCTGAACCTGCTCGACCGGCCACAACTGGCCCGGGCCGGGCTGGACCTGGATACAGGGCGCGGCCCCCACCCGGGACTGCTGTCGGAGAAATGGGAGGCGATGGACGTGTTGCCGGCGCTTGATCCAGAGCACCCGAACGACGTACTGCTGCTGATCGGCAACGACAACGACTTCATCGCCCGCAGCTGCCGCATGCAGGGCGAGCACTGCGACAGCGCGTACGACAACGACAACCGGGTACTGGTGTATCGGCTCACCCTGCCGCAGCCACTACCCGTCACGCCACGATAG
- a CDS encoding 2,3-dihydro-2,3-dihydroxybenzoate dehydrogenase — MQLTGFEGNVALVTGAAGGIGAALVGQLLDAGCRVVATDRERPPLATDDGRVQAFALDVTDGAAVDALVDQVEATVGPIMLAASVAGVLHVGEVVDTSDADWRRVFAVNADGVFHVGRTLARVMSPRRQGAIVTVSSNAAGVPRHGMAAYAASKAAATMFTRCLGLELAPLGIRCNIVAPGSTLTPMQIGMWEDEQGAARVIAGNPATYKAGIPLRKLATPEDIAQAVMFLLSEQAGHVAMSDLYVDGGATLRG; from the coding sequence GTGCAGTTGACGGGTTTTGAAGGAAACGTGGCGCTGGTGACCGGCGCAGCCGGTGGTATCGGCGCGGCACTGGTGGGGCAGCTGCTGGACGCAGGATGCCGGGTCGTGGCAACCGATCGCGAGCGACCCCCGCTGGCGACCGACGATGGGCGCGTGCAGGCCTTCGCACTGGACGTCACCGACGGCGCGGCCGTGGACGCGCTGGTCGACCAGGTGGAAGCCACGGTGGGGCCGATCATGCTGGCGGCCAGCGTGGCTGGCGTGTTGCATGTCGGCGAGGTCGTGGATACCAGCGACGCGGATTGGCGCAGGGTGTTCGCGGTCAATGCCGACGGTGTGTTCCATGTCGGTCGCACACTGGCGCGGGTGATGTCGCCGCGCAGGCAAGGCGCCATCGTGACCGTCAGCTCCAACGCGGCGGGCGTGCCACGGCACGGCATGGCCGCCTATGCCGCCTCGAAGGCGGCAGCGACGATGTTCACCCGCTGCCTGGGCCTGGAGCTGGCGCCGCTGGGCATCCGCTGCAACATCGTGGCGCCGGGCTCCACGTTGACCCCGATGCAGATCGGCATGTGGGAAGACGAGCAGGGCGCGGCGCGGGTGATCGCTGGCAATCCGGCTACCTACAAGGCGGGCATTCCGTTGCGGAAGCTGGCCACGCCGGAGGACATCGCACAGGCAGTGATGTTCCTGTTGTCCGAGCAGGCCGGCCACGTAGCGATGAGTGACCTGTACGTGGATGGTGGCGCCACGTTGCGCGGGTAG
- a CDS encoding non-ribosomal peptide synthetase, producing MNGLPLPLPLTEAQAGLWFAQRLAPENPAFNTAHAVWIEGSLDVAAFTAAANQAAAEAEALALRFAEAEDGQPVQWHESTRVPSLQLRDVAAAADPQQTACAAMQADRSSVVDPTRDRLSQQVLFNLGGQRWAWYLRVHHLATDGYGMALFTDRVCALYAGRTGSALPALAGVLADDASYRRDARRDADRQWWLQALQGAPASTGLAGTAAASDDAVRWVQPVDPAFRERLLQVSASWLQPWPDVLAALAAEYVRRMSASGEVVLGVPYMARLGSVAARVPAMVMNVLPLRVADGEDSVEEFCRRIGRQLSQGRKHGRYRGEQLRRDLGLVGAQHRLHGPLINVQPFYKPLALPGVQASLEVLSTGPVDDLTLGFRGDGQTLLDLEIEANPALYDLDEVKAHARRLLHFVSAALQAEDIAAVPLATPEESRHVLHGFNATAHPLPDTTLVELLQQGMDRDPSAPALVFGETTLDHATLEARSFALAAQLRSLGVGPGTIVAVALPRSLELVVALLAVLRAGGAYLPLDLAHPAERLARILASAQPVCILAEASAQSRLADVPVLPPEQWTDVSFAAPWPGPMGDDPAYVIYTSGSTGEPKGVVIEHRAIVNRLLWMREHYGIGADDRILQKTPATFDVSVWEFFLPLLCGATLVLAGPDAHRDPTELARLIRVHGITTAHFVPSMLDAFLTAPASQDLQLRRVFTSGEALDAALRDRFHARMQSELHNLYGPTEAAVDVSWWPASADDCSRPVPIGFPVWNTRLYVLDARMQPVPVGVAGDLYLGGVQLARGYLGRDDLTAERFLADPFLTGERIYRTGDVARWRADGAVEYLGRSDHQVKLRGLRIELGEIEAALRELPGMDRVEVLLRDDLPGEARLVAYVPSTQADTAELRSHLLTRVPDYMVPSAFVGVDQWPVTANGKLDRAALPKPPQQDVAGQAPRTPLERELAGLFAQALGREAPVAIDVDFFSLGGDSLSAVHLLLAIEQRWRCELGLGALFAQPTVAALAARIAEPPARADHALGPVIALSASDEPTVAPLFVLHPAGGIAWNYRALARALQPTRAVYGLQSPALDPTQPLPGSIEAMANDYVQRVITLQPQGPIHLLGWSVGGILAQAMAVRLHDIGREVGELVLLDAYPSECWRAEPEPDPIAALRALLAIAGHDPDAHPELDDRARILAFLRRGGSALGSLPEVVLDGVVRAVTGTNRLIREHQHRPFVGTLAHVRAGRDHQARPQLQSALWKAHALQVDAIELPFLHAELTSRDAVAQLAPWLSSRLQQWDRQQENATCS from the coding sequence ATGAATGGACTGCCGCTGCCGCTGCCGCTGACCGAGGCGCAGGCCGGGCTGTGGTTCGCCCAGCGGTTGGCACCGGAAAACCCTGCATTCAATACCGCGCATGCGGTGTGGATCGAGGGTTCGCTGGATGTGGCGGCGTTCACTGCCGCCGCCAATCAGGCCGCCGCCGAGGCCGAGGCGCTGGCCTTGCGTTTCGCCGAGGCCGAGGACGGCCAGCCGGTGCAATGGCACGAATCCACGCGGGTGCCATCACTGCAGCTGCGCGATGTTGCTGCTGCGGCCGATCCGCAGCAGACGGCATGCGCCGCGATGCAGGCCGATCGCTCCAGCGTAGTTGATCCGACCCGCGACCGACTGAGCCAGCAGGTGCTGTTCAACCTGGGCGGCCAGCGCTGGGCCTGGTACCTGCGCGTGCATCACCTGGCCACCGATGGCTATGGCATGGCGCTGTTTACTGACCGTGTCTGCGCACTGTATGCGGGCCGCACCGGTAGCGCGTTGCCAGCGCTGGCGGGCGTGCTGGCCGACGATGCCAGCTACCGCCGCGATGCGCGCCGCGACGCCGACAGGCAGTGGTGGCTGCAGGCACTGCAGGGCGCGCCGGCCTCCACCGGCCTGGCCGGAACTGCCGCTGCCAGCGACGATGCCGTGCGTTGGGTGCAGCCGGTGGACCCTGCTTTCCGCGAGCGCCTGCTGCAGGTTTCGGCATCGTGGCTGCAGCCGTGGCCGGATGTGCTCGCTGCATTGGCCGCCGAGTATGTGCGCCGCATGAGCGCGTCCGGGGAAGTCGTGCTCGGCGTGCCCTACATGGCGCGGCTGGGCAGCGTTGCGGCGCGGGTGCCGGCGATGGTGATGAACGTACTGCCGCTGCGGGTGGCGGACGGCGAGGACAGCGTCGAGGAATTCTGCCGGCGCATCGGGCGCCAGCTCAGCCAGGGCCGCAAGCATGGCCGCTACCGTGGCGAGCAGTTGCGTCGTGACCTTGGGCTGGTCGGCGCACAGCACCGCCTGCATGGGCCGTTGATCAACGTACAGCCCTTCTACAAGCCGCTGGCGCTGCCGGGTGTTCAGGCCTCGCTGGAGGTGCTGAGCACCGGGCCGGTGGACGATTTGACACTGGGCTTCCGTGGCGATGGACAGACCCTGCTGGATCTGGAGATTGAAGCGAACCCCGCCCTGTACGATCTGGACGAGGTGAAGGCGCATGCCCGGCGGCTGCTGCATTTCGTGTCGGCGGCGCTGCAGGCCGAAGACATCGCGGCGGTGCCGCTGGCCACGCCGGAAGAATCCAGGCATGTCCTGCATGGATTCAATGCCACCGCCCATCCGCTGCCTGACACCACCCTGGTCGAACTGCTGCAGCAGGGCATGGACCGTGATCCGTCGGCACCGGCGCTGGTGTTCGGTGAGACGACGCTGGACCATGCCACGCTTGAGGCGCGCAGCTTCGCCCTGGCCGCGCAGCTGCGTTCGCTGGGCGTGGGGCCGGGCACCATCGTCGCGGTAGCGCTGCCGCGTTCGCTGGAACTGGTGGTGGCGCTGCTGGCGGTACTGCGTGCAGGCGGCGCATATCTGCCACTGGACCTCGCCCATCCGGCGGAGCGACTGGCGCGCATCCTGGCGTCGGCGCAACCTGTCTGCATCCTGGCAGAGGCCAGCGCACAATCCCGGTTGGCAGACGTACCGGTGCTGCCGCCGGAGCAGTGGACCGATGTGAGCTTCGCCGCACCGTGGCCGGGCCCGATGGGCGACGATCCGGCCTATGTGATCTATACCTCCGGTTCGACCGGCGAGCCCAAGGGCGTGGTGATCGAGCACCGCGCCATCGTCAATCGCCTGCTGTGGATGCGCGAGCACTACGGCATCGGCGCCGACGACCGGATTCTGCAGAAGACCCCGGCAACCTTCGACGTATCGGTCTGGGAATTCTTCCTGCCACTGCTGTGTGGCGCGACGCTGGTGCTGGCGGGGCCGGACGCACACCGCGACCCGACCGAGCTGGCGCGATTGATCCGCGTGCATGGCATCACCACCGCCCATTTCGTACCGTCGATGCTGGACGCGTTCCTGACTGCACCGGCCTCACAGGACCTGCAGCTACGGCGCGTGTTCACCAGTGGCGAGGCGCTGGATGCCGCCCTGCGTGATCGCTTCCACGCGAGAATGCAATCCGAACTGCACAACCTGTACGGGCCGACCGAAGCTGCTGTGGATGTAAGCTGGTGGCCGGCGTCGGCCGATGACTGCTCGCGCCCGGTGCCGATCGGTTTCCCGGTCTGGAACACCCGCCTGTATGTGCTGGACGCACGGATGCAGCCCGTGCCGGTGGGCGTGGCAGGTGACCTCTACCTTGGTGGTGTGCAGTTGGCGCGCGGCTATCTCGGCCGCGACGACCTGACGGCCGAGCGCTTCCTGGCCGATCCGTTCCTGACGGGTGAACGCATCTATCGTACTGGCGACGTGGCGCGCTGGAGGGCCGACGGTGCTGTCGAATACCTGGGGCGCAGCGACCACCAGGTGAAACTGCGCGGCCTGCGCATCGAACTCGGCGAGATCGAAGCGGCGTTGCGCGAGCTGCCTGGCATGGACCGGGTGGAAGTGCTGCTGCGCGATGATCTTCCCGGTGAGGCGCGGCTGGTCGCCTATGTGCCGTCGACCCAGGCGGATACAGCGGAGCTGCGCAGTCATCTGCTGACGCGGGTACCCGACTACATGGTGCCGTCTGCGTTCGTAGGCGTGGATCAGTGGCCGGTGACTGCCAATGGCAAGCTGGACCGGGCTGCGCTGCCGAAGCCGCCGCAGCAGGACGTCGCAGGGCAGGCGCCACGCACGCCGCTGGAGCGGGAACTGGCAGGGCTGTTCGCGCAGGCGCTGGGACGTGAAGCGCCCGTGGCCATCGATGTGGATTTCTTCAGTCTCGGTGGCGACTCGCTTTCGGCCGTGCACCTGCTGCTGGCCATCGAGCAGCGCTGGCGTTGCGAGCTGGGTCTCGGCGCGCTGTTCGCGCAGCCGACCGTTGCCGCGCTGGCGGCACGCATTGCCGAGCCGCCCGCACGTGCCGATCACGCGTTGGGACCGGTGATTGCGCTGTCTGCATCCGACGAGCCAACCGTGGCGCCCTTGTTCGTGCTGCACCCGGCGGGGGGCATTGCATGGAACTATCGCGCGCTTGCCCGTGCGTTGCAGCCAACGCGCGCGGTGTACGGGCTGCAATCACCTGCACTCGATCCCACGCAACCCCTGCCAGGCAGCATCGAGGCCATGGCCAATGACTATGTGCAGCGGGTGATCACGCTGCAGCCGCAGGGGCCGATCCATCTGCTCGGCTGGTCGGTCGGCGGCATCCTTGCGCAGGCGATGGCGGTGCGCCTGCACGACATCGGCCGCGAGGTCGGCGAACTGGTGCTGCTCGATGCCTATCCCAGCGAATGCTGGCGTGCCGAACCGGAGCCCGACCCGATCGCGGCGCTGCGGGCGCTGTTGGCCATCGCCGGGCACGATCCTGACGCGCATCCCGAGCTGGACGACCGCGCGCGCATCCTCGCCTTCCTGCGGCGCGGCGGCAGCGCGCTGGGCAGCCTGCCCGAGGTGGTGCTCGACGGTGTGGTGCGGGCGGTGACCGGAACCAATCGACTGATCCGCGAACACCAGCACCGACCCTTCGTGGGAACGCTGGCGCATGTACGCGCCGGACGCGATCATCAGGCGCGGCCGCAGTTGCAGTCCGCACTGTGGAAGGCCCATGCGCTGCAGGTGGATGCCATCGAGCTGCCGTTCCTGCACGCCGAACTGACCAGCCGCGACGCAGTGGCACAGCTGGCACCGTGGCTATCGTCGCGTCTGCAGCAGTGGGACAGGCAACAGGAGAATGCAACGTGCAGTTGA
- a CDS encoding phosphopantetheine-binding protein, with translation MNATTETLTLERMRADVARVLDCQAADIGDDDNLIDLDLDSMRMLGLVLAWGNTGLPLEFSQLAEHTTLRQWWAVVQQLQAAQTA, from the coding sequence ATGAACGCGACGACCGAAACCTTGACCCTGGAGCGCATGCGCGCCGACGTCGCCCGCGTACTGGACTGCCAGGCGGCCGACATCGGTGACGATGACAACCTGATCGATCTGGATCTGGATTCGATGCGCATGCTGGGGCTGGTGCTGGCCTGGGGCAACACCGGGCTGCCACTGGAATTTTCTCAGCTGGCCGAACACACCACGCTTCGCCAGTGGTGGGCAGTGGTGCAGCAGCTGCAGGCCGCGCAGACAGCATGA
- a CDS encoding isochorismatase family protein has product MALPRIAPYSLPTAAELPQARGAWRPQRDRVALLVHDMQRYFLAAFDAGNAPLRPAVDNIARLLGHCRTHGIPVFYTAQHGDQDRRDRGLQADLWGPGMGRRADHEPIIDALAPATGEHVLVKHRYSAFQRSNLETLMRVRGRDQLLITGVYAHIGCTATAVEAFQRDIETFIAADAVADFSRADHDQALHWIARTCGVPMTTDQLLEAL; this is encoded by the coding sequence ATGGCGCTGCCCCGTATTGCCCCGTATTCCCTGCCGACCGCCGCGGAACTGCCGCAGGCGCGTGGCGCCTGGCGCCCCCAGCGTGATCGTGTTGCCTTGCTGGTGCACGACATGCAGCGCTATTTCCTTGCCGCCTTCGATGCGGGCAATGCGCCGCTGCGGCCGGCAGTGGACAACATCGCGCGGCTGCTGGGGCATTGCCGTACACACGGCATTCCGGTGTTCTACACCGCCCAGCACGGCGACCAGGACCGCCGTGACCGCGGCCTGCAGGCAGATCTGTGGGGCCCGGGCATGGGCCGTCGTGCCGACCACGAGCCGATCATCGACGCGTTGGCACCTGCGACGGGCGAGCATGTGCTGGTCAAGCACCGCTACAGCGCATTCCAGCGCAGCAATCTGGAGACCCTGATGCGCGTGCGTGGCCGCGACCAGCTGCTGATCACCGGCGTGTACGCGCACATCGGATGCACCGCCACGGCGGTGGAGGCGTTCCAGCGCGACATAGAGACCTTCATCGCTGCCGATGCCGTGGCTGATTTCTCGCGTGCCGACCATGATCAGGCGCTGCACTGGATCGCCCGCACCTGCGGCGTACCGATGACCACCGACCAGCTGCTGGAAGCATTGTGA